In one window of Megalopta genalis isolate 19385.01 chromosome 8, iyMegGena1_principal, whole genome shotgun sequence DNA:
- the LOC117224452 gene encoding E3 ubiquitin-protein ligase PPP1R11 isoform X3: MERSMMSEQSVSQTQTETVLETDVTDPVSQDVPTVRLRLRKPKSNKKVQWTQGTVDNEHMNKKKSKCCCIYEKPRNFGESSSEDSDDECEHCNGPKDSHKRAVPHNTEPPKEGITSNPEAIVNASI; this comes from the exons ATGGAGAGATCAATGATGTCTGAACAATCGGTTAGTCAGACTCAAACGGAAACTGTTTTGGAGACGGATGTTACGGATCCTGTATCTCAG GATGTTCCAACCGTCCGTCTCAGACTTAGAAAACCAAAATCTAATAAAAAGGTTCAATGGACTCAAGGGACTGTGGataatgaacatatgaataaaaagaaatctaAAT GTTGTTGCATATACGAAAAGCCAAGAAATTTTGGTGAAAGTAGTTCTGAAGATAGTGATGATGAATGTGAACATTGTAATGGTCCCAAAGATTCTCATAAAAGAGCTGTGCCACACAACACAGAGCCTCCTAAAGAAGGAATTACTTCTAACCCTG AAGCAATAGTAAATGCATCCATATAG
- the LOC117224452 gene encoding succinyl-CoA:glutarate CoA-transferase isoform X2, with the protein MILGDLGAEVLKIERPVSGDEARHWGPPFIKGTQDSVYFLSVNRNKKSICIDLQQGKDIIYELAMKSDVLVENYVPGKLSKFGLGYKEISKVAPHLIYCSLTGYGYEGPYSNRPGYDVIAASVGGLMHITGPKDGPPCKVGVAVTDLATGLYAHGAIMAALYQRIKTNSGQWIQCNLLATQIASLINIGSNYLNANKEAVRWGSEHESIVPYEAFPTKDGYMTVGTGSNAQFLELLKRMQLIELFENDKFKDNTARVKNRDELLDMLRREFKKKSNEDWSVIFDGASFPYGPINTIGQVFEDPHVKHTKMVQNMEHFSGEKVKIVGPPVTYSYATNEVRLAPPMLGQHTDEILKNILGYSNDKIQNLKKVKIVQ; encoded by the exons ATGATTCTTGGCGATCTTGGAGCAGAAGTTTTAAAAATTGAGAGACCAGTTAGTGGAGACGAGGCAAGACATTGGGGTCCTCCATTTATTAAAGGAACCCAGGATTCAGTTTATTTCCTTAGTGTCAACAGAAATAAAAAGAgtatttgcattgatttacaaCAAGGTAAAGATATCATTTATGAATTGGCAATGAAGTCAGATGTTTTAGTAGAGAATTATGTTCCTGGGAAATTAAGTAAGTTTGGTCTGGGATACAAAGAAATTTCTAAGGTAGCACCGCATCTTATATATTGCTCTTTGACTGGTTATGGGTATGAAGGACCTTATTCAAATAGGCCAGGATATGATGTAATTGCAGCTTCGGTAGGAGGTTTAATGCATATAACAGGCCCTAAGGATGGGCCACCATGTAAGGTTGGGGTAGCAGTGACTGATTTAGCAACGGGTTTATATGCTCATGGTGCTATAATGGCAGCATTGTACCAAAGAATAAAAACTAACAGTGGACAATGGATACAGTGTAATTTATTGGCAACACAAATTGCCAGTTTAATAAATATTGGTTCAAATTATCTGAATGCTAATAAAGAAGCAGTACGATGGGGTTCTGAGCATGAAAGTATAGTACCGTATGAAGCTTTTCCTACAAAAGATGGATATATGACAGTTGGAACAGGAAGTAATGCACAGTTTTTAGAATTGCTTAAAAGAATGCAATTAATAGAATTATTTGAGAATGACAAATTTAAAGATAATACTGCTAGAGTAAAAAATAGAGATGAATTATTAGATATGCTTAGAAGAGAGTTCAAAAAGAAAAGTAATGAAGATTGGTCAGTTATATTTGATGGTGCTTCTTTTCCGTATGGTCCAATAAATACAATAGGACag GTTTTTGAAGATCCACATGTAAAGCATACAAAAATGGTACAAAACATGGAACATTTCTCTGGAGAAAAGGTTAAAATTGTTGGACCTCCTGTAACATACAGTTACGCCACAAATGAAGTTAGATTAGCACCTCCTATGTTGGGGCAGCATACtgatgaaatattaaaaaatattttgggCTATTCTAATgacaaaatacaaaatttaaaaaaagttaaaattgtgCAATGA
- the LOC117224452 gene encoding succinyl-CoA:glutarate CoA-transferase isoform X1, with protein sequence MFASLLKYTVKAKPLVSSNFLKNIKCSSSNIKSKKFLCTTAENNRSPLAGIRVLDLTRIVAGPYCTMILGDLGAEVLKIERPVSGDEARHWGPPFIKGTQDSVYFLSVNRNKKSICIDLQQGKDIIYELAMKSDVLVENYVPGKLSKFGLGYKEISKVAPHLIYCSLTGYGYEGPYSNRPGYDVIAASVGGLMHITGPKDGPPCKVGVAVTDLATGLYAHGAIMAALYQRIKTNSGQWIQCNLLATQIASLINIGSNYLNANKEAVRWGSEHESIVPYEAFPTKDGYMTVGTGSNAQFLELLKRMQLIELFENDKFKDNTARVKNRDELLDMLRREFKKKSNEDWSVIFDGASFPYGPINTIGQVFEDPHVKHTKMVQNMEHFSGEKVKIVGPPVTYSYATNEVRLAPPMLGQHTDEILKNILGYSNDKIQNLKKVKIVQ encoded by the exons ATGTTTGCTTCCCTATTAAAATATACTGTAAAGGCAAAACCTTTAGTCAgcagtaattttttaaaaaacatAAAATGTTCATCAAGCAACATAAAAAGCAAAAAGTTTTTGTGTACAACTGCTGAAAATAATAGGTCACCTCTAGCAGGTATTAGAGTCTTGGATTTGACAAGAATTGTGGCAGGCCCTTATTGCACTATGATTCTTGGCGATCTTGGAGCAGAAGTTTTAAAAATTGAGAGACCAGTTAGTGGAGACGAGGCAAGACATTGGGGTCCTCCATTTATTAAAGGAACCCAGGATTCAGTTTATTTCCTTAGTGTCAACAGAAATAAAAAGAgtatttgcattgatttacaaCAAGGTAAAGATATCATTTATGAATTGGCAATGAAGTCAGATGTTTTAGTAGAGAATTATGTTCCTGGGAAATTAAGTAAGTTTGGTCTGGGATACAAAGAAATTTCTAAGGTAGCACCGCATCTTATATATTGCTCTTTGACTGGTTATGGGTATGAAGGACCTTATTCAAATAGGCCAGGATATGATGTAATTGCAGCTTCGGTAGGAGGTTTAATGCATATAACAGGCCCTAAGGATGGGCCACCATGTAAGGTTGGGGTAGCAGTGACTGATTTAGCAACGGGTTTATATGCTCATGGTGCTATAATGGCAGCATTGTACCAAAGAATAAAAACTAACAGTGGACAATGGATACAGTGTAATTTATTGGCAACACAAATTGCCAGTTTAATAAATATTGGTTCAAATTATCTGAATGCTAATAAAGAAGCAGTACGATGGGGTTCTGAGCATGAAAGTATAGTACCGTATGAAGCTTTTCCTACAAAAGATGGATATATGACAGTTGGAACAGGAAGTAATGCACAGTTTTTAGAATTGCTTAAAAGAATGCAATTAATAGAATTATTTGAGAATGACAAATTTAAAGATAATACTGCTAGAGTAAAAAATAGAGATGAATTATTAGATATGCTTAGAAGAGAGTTCAAAAAGAAAAGTAATGAAGATTGGTCAGTTATATTTGATGGTGCTTCTTTTCCGTATGGTCCAATAAATACAATAGGACag GTTTTTGAAGATCCACATGTAAAGCATACAAAAATGGTACAAAACATGGAACATTTCTCTGGAGAAAAGGTTAAAATTGTTGGACCTCCTGTAACATACAGTTACGCCACAAATGAAGTTAGATTAGCACCTCCTATGTTGGGGCAGCATACtgatgaaatattaaaaaatattttgggCTATTCTAATgacaaaatacaaaatttaaaaaaagttaaaattgtgCAATGA
- the LOC117224451 gene encoding putative RNA-binding protein 18 yields MEPVNKVPLPLEPIKSNQVEDRRLWVGNLDLRINEYQLLKLVQKHGTIEKFDLLFHRSGPQAGQPRGYAFVTYKTVQDAETAKDALHNLKVGAKNIIVRWAHSVTEPDIDKPKPKIDIPALAGAKKEDKRISRETAIQAIEAKLKLMKESEEEFELNKPLNASPVIHLYQKPENPKPSTSTRYHNRNHHHNNKPYNRYKPRR; encoded by the exons ATGGAG CCAGTTAATAAAGTTCCTTTGCCATTAGAACCAATAAAGTCAAATCAGGTGGAAGACAGGAGATTGTGGGTGGGCAATTTAGATTTAAGAATTAATGA GTACCAACTCCTAAAACTCGTCCAAAAACATGGAACTATTGAAAAGTTCGACCTCCTATTCCACCGGTCAGGTCCACAAGCCGGTCAACCAAGAGGATATGCATTTGTTACATACAAGACGGTTCAGGATGCAGAAACAGCCAAAGATGCTCTACATAATTTGAAAGTAGGagcaaaaaatattattgttagaTGGGCTCATAGTGTAACAGAG CCTGACATTGACAAACCAAAGCCAAAAATAGATATACCTGCTTTAGCTGGGGCTAAAAAGGAAGATAAAAGAATTAG TCGTGAAACAGCAATTCAAGCTATAGAGGCCAAACTGAAACTGATGAAAGAGTCTGAAGAAGAATTTGAACTAAACAAACCTTTAAATGCATCACCCGTAATACATTTATATCAAAAACCAGAAAATCCAAAACCGTCCACATCAACTCGTTATCATAATCGAAATCACCATCATAACAATAAGCCATATAATCGTTATAAACCAAGAAGATAA
- the mRpS25 gene encoding mitochondrial ribosomal protein S25 yields MPFMIGPAPVRRTLSFLNAGKLTLLDQIQIFSINYNSHGQHHKGIRDFVFWHLPQIQYKNPNVQVITFKNLTPTPFVKCYYNDGKTMLIDIDNQSKDDILQHLIKVIGKTSNVLKQESMSKRVKNNPANFGYMCSRSCICTIPGQVPCPGVVPLPYHMRGKVKFAKTD; encoded by the exons ATGCCGTTTATGATAGGTCCCGCACCTGTACGAAGAACATTGTCGTTTTTAAATGCTGGCAAATTGACTTTATTAGATCAGatacaaatattttccattaatTACAATTCGCATGGACAACACCATAAAGGAATTAG AGATTTTGTATTCTGGCATTTACCACAAATTCAATACAAAAATCCAAATGTACAAGTAATTACATTTAAAAATTTAACACCAACACCTTTTGTTAAATGTTATTACA ATGATGGGAAAACAATGTTAATTGATATAGATAATCAATCTAAGGATGATATATTACAACATTTAATAAAAGTAATTGGTAAAACATCCAACGTTTTAAAACAAGAGAGTATGAGCAAACGAGTAAAAAACAATCCTGCAAATTTTGGTTATATGTGTTCAAGAAGTTGTATATGTACAATTCCAGGTCAAGTACCATGTCCTGGTGTAGTACCCCTACCTTATCATATGCGAGGCAAAGTTAAGTTTGCTAAAACTgattaa